From the genome of Parvularculales bacterium:
GATTTCAAAATGTCCATTGTGCTGGTGAGGCAGATGTCGCTGGTTACGTTGATGGTTGAATCCGAAGCTTCATAATCGGAAGAATGCAAAACAAACCCACGGCCTGTTTCAACAAGCCCTCCAAATAAAATAGGTTGTTTAGCACTGTTTTCATGAAGAGGTAGTATGTCATCTGTACTGAAGGGGATGAGATCTAACAAATCACCAAAATGCAGGCTATCAACAGGTTTGTTGATGATTAATTCAAGAGCTCCATCTTCATTATGAACGCATAGATAGATAACCGCGTGTTCAAATCTTGTGCCTTCCGCACTGGGCATAGCGACGAGGAGATGTCCTTCAAGGGAATATTTCTTATCCACGTTCCTTGCAGCGTCTCTGGGATATCTTGCATATTCTTGGGATGCGTTCATGGCGGTAGATTAGCCTATTTGCAACTGTGTTGGAAAGACAAGGGGATACAACTCTATAGCTGTGATAAACAACAAAACGTGAGGACATGGGTAATAAGCTATAAATGATGGCGATGCGATGGCGTTGGGTTTATAATCGCCTGCATGATGTGTTTGTTTTCGCAGGGTTGGCATCAGAGTCGGTATCGGACAAGACGTGTGGGCTTTTATCTTCTTATTGTAGGGAGTGTTCTAGCCTCTGGCATTGGTGTTATGCCCTCTATGGCGCAGAGGTCTGATTCGTGGGGTTTCGGTGGTGATTTTTTTAAGACGCTACCTTCCCGTGTTGCGTTGGTCGCCGATAAGGGAAGGTTAGGGGAAAGCGGCGAGGTGATGTTGGGCGTTGTTGTAAACCTGGCTGAGGGGTGGAAGACGTATTGGCGCAATCCAGGGGATAGCGGTATCCCGCCGATTTTCGATTGGTCCAGCTCAAACAATATGGAGGTGACGGAGATGCTATGGCCTGCGCCTGAGCGTTTTGACCTGCCTGATGATAGTAGTTTTGGATATAAGAATGAAGTGTTGTTTCCGGTGCGTGTTGTAGCTCCCGATATAAATGAACCAATGGATGTAGCGCTTACTTTGTCATATGGTGTGTGCCGAGAGGTGTGTGTTCCGTTAGAAGACAAGGCGAGATTATCTATTCCACCCGGTCCTCCCAATAGCAGTATGGCGGCGGCAGATATTCAAACCGCCCTTCGGTTGGTACCAGGTGAGAAAGACACTACCTCGGGTCTTGTACTTGATTATGTTGGACTGAAACCAAAGGGTAACGCTCTTGCTATAGGGTTACAGTCAGAGGGGGGTGTTGATGTGGGTCCCTACCATCTTGTGGTAGAGGCTGTGGATATCCCAAGTGTCTATTTCGGTGTACCGGTAGTAGAGGCTCAAGAGCAGGATAAAGTTCAGTTTAGGATTCCCGTTGATAGGAGTGAGGGGGCAACCTCACTTGAGGGTAAGACAATCACGATAACGGTGAGGG
Proteins encoded in this window:
- a CDS encoding protein-disulfide reductase DsbD domain-containing protein; this translates as MGFYLLIVGSVLASGIGVMPSMAQRSDSWGFGGDFFKTLPSRVALVADKGRLGESGEVMLGVVVNLAEGWKTYWRNPGDSGIPPIFDWSSSNNMEVTEMLWPAPERFDLPDDSSFGYKNEVLFPVRVVAPDINEPMDVALTLSYGVCREVCVPLEDKARLSIPPGPPNSSMAAADIQTALRLVPGEKDTTSGLVLDYVGLKPKGNALAIGLQSEGGVDVGPYHLVVEAVDIPSVYFGVPVVEAQEQDKVQFRIPVDRSEGATSLEGKTITITVREGRRALSETVQVGYSQANE
- a CDS encoding YqgE/AlgH family protein; amino-acid sequence: MNASQEYARYPRDAARNVDKKYSLEGHLLVAMPSAEGTRFEHAVIYLCVHNEDGALELIINKPVDSLHFGDLLDLIPFSTDDILPLHENSAKQPILFGGLVETGRGFVLHSSDYEASDSTINVTSDICLTSTMDILKSIMVGAGPQHLLMTLGYAGWGPGQLESEMHANGWLHCLADLNLIFSQDFDGKYDRSLKKIGVTPSMLSERVGHT